The proteins below come from a single Takifugu flavidus isolate HTHZ2018 chromosome 6, ASM371156v2, whole genome shotgun sequence genomic window:
- the LOC130527312 gene encoding perforin-1-like, with the protein MIMWPLFLLSCVQASPAASSLVGYIGTPTECAKAHFVPGYNLGGEGFDVVTMERKGAFVIDTETWKTTANGSCKLYRNRYMNQEVQKVPVSVVDWRIFPRCSLKVDSMLYDSAEALVNDSASSVSNNWKVGLEIPLPAGASVGVGLGGSHSRESAFGMQKSKQDRYSFSRQSIQCKVYRYRMSKKPLLNAEFLSAVNALPQYSHGSAQQYRALIDTYGTHYITKVALGGSIKAVTSIKTCEAAINGLSTTEVSDCLSVEASASFAASVKIKAMTEHCEAQKKKLGHSQNYRSMFNERHTEVTGGSIDGTDVLFEGQSNPSVYNNWLKSLKTLPDVVQYELHPLHMVLPAPHPAVKGLKAEVEQYIKNNAIATKCSERCQIGHRSNKRDPCACVCNSSSHIKSNCCPNAKGLATLKVFRLYAQNLYGDTWSKTDGSVEVTYGKMVKRTNIISNNDNPVWGETFEFGPITMSMANKLRFRVYDEDQYWNSDLLGECSFQLHSGKESNSCMLNHGTFFFSYMAECAPSLGGNRCQEYIPASMSPSLKEVFYTRNGVLLGEQDNWPKSKLQHL; encoded by the exons ATGATCATGTGGCCTCTCTTCCTACTGAGCTGCGTCCAAGCTTCTCCTGCCGCGTCCTCCTTGGTTGGCTACATTGGAACACCAACAGAATGCGCAAAGGCCCATTTCGTGCCAGGATATAATCTGGGCGGAGAAGGCTTTGATGTTGTCACAATGGAACGCAAAGGCGCTTTTGTCATCGACACCGAAACGTGGAAGACCACCGCCAACGGCTCCTGCAAACTCTACAGGAACAGGTACATGAATCAGGAGGTTCAGAAGGTGCCGGTTTCTGTGGTGGACTGGAGAATCTTCCCCCGGTGCAGCCTGAAGGTGGACAGCATGCTGTACGACAGCGCCGAGGCTCTCGTGAACGACTCCGCCTCCAGTGTTTCCAACAACTGGAAAGTTGGCCTGGAAATTCCTTTGCCTGCCGGAGCCTCTGTTGGTGTTGGCCTCGGAGGAAGCCACTCCAGAGAATCAGCCTTCGGCATGCAGAAGTCCAAACAAGACCGCTACTCCTTCTCCCGCCAGTCCATCCAGTGCAAGGTCTACCG CTACAGGATGTCCAAGAAACCTCTGCTGAACGCCGAGTTCCTCTCAGCGGTCAACGCCCTCCCTCAATACTCGCATGGAAGTGCGCAGCAGTACCGCGCGCTGATCGACACCTACGGGACGCATTATATCACCAAAGTGGCTTTGGGGGGTTCAATAAAGGCCGTCACCTCCATCAAGACCTGCGAGGCCGCAATCAACGGCCTGTCAACAACGGAAGTCAGCGATTGCTTGTCAGTCGAAGCCTCGGCCAGCTTTGCAGCTTCGGTCAAAATCAAAGCCATGACTGAACATTGCGAAgcccaaaaaaagaaattaggCCACTCCCAAAATTACAGGAGCATGTTTAATGAGCGCCACACGGAGGTCACGGGGGGGAGCATCGACGGCACCGATGTTCTGTTCGAAGGGCAGTCCAACCCGTCCGTCTACAACAACTGGTTGAAGTCGCTGAAAACGTTACCCGACGTGGTCCAGTACGAactccaccccctccacatGGTGCTGCCTGCTCCTCATCCCGCCGTGAAAGGACTGAAGGCAGAGGTGGAGCAGTACATCAAGAACAACGCCATCGCCACTAAATGCTCGGAAAGATGTCAGATTGGGCACCGGTCCAACAAGAGGGACccttgtgcctgtgtgtgcaacAGCAGCTCCCACATCAAGTCCAACTGCTGTCCCAACGCTAAAGGGCTCGCAACACTGAAGGTGTTCCGCCTGTATGCTCAAAACCTGTACGGAGACACGTGGTCCAAGACGGACGGCTCGGTGGAGGTGACATACGGCAAGATGGTCAAACGCACAAACATAATTTCCAACAACGACAACCCCGTGTGGGGGGAGACGTTTGAGTTTGGACCAATCACAATGTCCATGGCCAACAAACTCCGCTTCAGAGTGTATGATGAGGACCAGTACTGGAACAGCGATCTTCTCGGCGAATGCTCGTTTCAGCTGCACAGCGGAAAGGAGAGCAACAGCTGCATGTTGAATCACGGCACGTTCTTCTTCTCCTACATGGCCGAGTGTGCTCCGAGCCTCGGAGGGAATCGGTGCCAAGAATACATCCCAGCCTCCATGAGTCCGTCTCTCAAAGAGGTCTTTTACACCAGGAACGGGGTCCTCCTGGGGGAGCAAGACAACTGGCCCAAGAGCAAACTGCAGCACCTCTAA
- the LOC130527313 gene encoding perforin-1-like: MIMWPLFLLSCVQASLAASSLVGYIGTPTECAKAHFVPGYNLGGEGFDVVTMERKGAFVIDTETWKTAANGSCQLYRNRYMNQEVQKVPVSVVDWRILPQCSLKVDSRLYDSAEALVNDSASSVSNNWKVGLEIPLPAGASVGVGLGGSHSRESTFGMQKSKQDRYSFSRQSIQCKVYRYRMSKKPQLNAEFLSQINALPQYSHGSAQQYRALIDTYGTHYITRVALGGSIKAVTSIKTCEAAINGLSTTEVSDCLSVEASASFAASVRIKAMTEHCEAQKKKLGHSQNYRSMFNERHTEVTGGSIDGTDVLFEGQSNPSVYDNWLKSLKTLPDVVQYDLHPLHMVLPAPHPAAAGLKAEVEQYIKNNAIATKCSERCQIGHRSNKRDPCACVCNSSSHIKSNCCPNGKGLATLKVFSLYAQNLYGDTWSKTDGSVEVTYGKMVKRTNIISSNDNPVWGETFEFGPITMSMANKLRFRVYDEDQYWNSDLLGECSFELHSGKESNSCMLNHGTFFFSYTAECAPSLGGNRCQEYIPASMSPSLKEVFYTRNGVLLGEQDNRPKRKLQHL; the protein is encoded by the exons ATGATCATGTGGCCTCTCTTCCTACTGAGCTGCGTCCAAGCTTCTCTTGCCGCGTCCTCCTTGGTTGGCTACATTGGAACACCAACAGAATGCGCAAAGGCCCATTTCGTGCCAGGATATAATCTGGGCGGAGAAGGCTTTGATGTTGTCACAATGGAACGCAAAGGCGCTTTTGTCATCGACACCGAAACGTGGAAGACCGCCGCCAACGGCTCCTGCCAACTCTACAGGAACAGGTACATGAATCAGGAGGTTCAGAAGGTGCCGGTTTCTGTGGTGGACTGGAGAATCTTGCCCCAGTGCAGCCTGAAGGTGGACAGCAGGCTGTACGACAGCGCCGAGGCTCTCGTGAACGACTCCGCCTCCAGTGTTTCCAACAACTGGAAAGTTGGCCTGGAAATTCCTTTGCCTGCCGGAGCCTCTGTTGGTGTTGGCCTCGGAGGAAGCCACTCCAGAGAATCAACCTTCGGCATGCAGAAGTCCAAACAAGACCGCTACTCCTTCTCCCGCCAGTCCATCCAGTGCAAGGTCTACCG CTACAGGATGTCCAAGAAACCTCAGCTGAACGCCGAGTTCCTCTCACAGATCAACGCCCTCCCTCAATACTCGCATGGAAGTGCGCAGCAGTACCGCGCGCTCATCGACACCTACGGGACGCATTATATCACCAGAGTGGCTTTGGGGGGTTCAATAAAGGCCGTCACCTCCATCAAGACCTGCGAGGCCGCCATCAACGGCCTGTCAACAACGGAAGTCAGCGATTGCTTGTCAGTCGAAGCCTCGGCCAGTTTTGCAGCTTCGGTCAGAATCAAAGCCATGACTGAACATTGCGAAgcccaaaaaaagaaattaggCCACTCCCAAAATTACAGGAGCATGTTTAATGAGCGCCACACGGAGGTCACGGGGGGGAGCATCGACGGCACCGATGTTCTGTTCGAAGGGCAGTCCAACCCGTCCGTCTACGACAACTGGTTGAAGTCGCTGAAAACGTTACCCGACGTGGTCCAGTAcgacctccaccccctccacatGGTGCTACCTGCTCCTCATCCCGCCGCAGCAGGACTGAAGGCAGAGGTGGAGCAGTACATCAAGAACAACGCCATCGCCACTAAATGCTCGGAAAGATGTCAGATCGGGCACCGGTCCAACAAGAGGGACccttgtgcctgtgtgtgcaacAGCAGCTCCCACATCAAGTCCAACTGCTGTCCCAACGGTAAAGGGCTCGCAACACTGAAGGTGTTCAGCCTGTATGCTCAAAACCTGTACGGAGACACGTGGTCCAAGACGGACGGCTCGGTGGAGGTGACATACGGCAAGATGGTCAAACGCACAAACATCATTTCCAGCAACGACAACCCCGTGTGGGGGGAGACGTTTGAGTTTGGACCAATCACAATGTCCATGGCCAACAAACTCCGCTTCAGAGTGTATGATGAGGACCAGTACTGGAACAGCGATCTTCTCGGTGAATGCTCGTTTGAGCTGCACAGCGGAAAGGAGAGCAACAGCTGCATGTTGAATCACGGCACGTTCTTCTTCTCCTACACGGCCGAGTGTGCACCGAGCCTCGGAGGGAATCGGTGCCAAGAATACATCCCAGCCTCCATGAGTCCGTCTCTCAAAGAGGTCTTTTACACCAGGAACGGGGTCCTCCTGGGGGAGCAAGACAACCGGCCCAAGAGGAAACTGCAGCACCTCTAA
- the LOC130527331 gene encoding myeloid-associated differentiation marker-like has protein sequence MPVIVLEARDFTSPLFLVRMWEVFSGCITISLVASLEPSEKEDSSEEHYRDAFKILCMFTWCFFFSLTLLIHILSVIQFHSLIPISWKNLSTTVAVLGALMNVSASVLFCWIIMDHQRLSLHSVAAAVASCLNVMAYASESYVLCFQAGVQRGYMGSVSGLLKLLQLWGSCQMIPLVVEVVCDLPNVAHIWQRWVCGVSSGICILMSLTTLVVLLGDFAARCPLPFDKFLSGFSLVGVLLYMVTTVISFTKIAHLKELGQMKSTSSELVIMETMVSSITLLAYTIDLAFSIKLLCDRSH, from the coding sequence ATGCCTGTGATTGTCCTGGAGGCCCGGGATTTCACCAGTCCCCTGTTCTTAGTGCGGATGTGGGAAGTCTTCTCAGGCTGTATCACCATCAGCCTGGTGGCCTCGCTGGAGCCTTCGGAGAAGGAGGATTCCTCTGAGGAGCACTACCGGGACGCATTCAAGATCCTCTGCATGTTTACCTGGtgcttcttcttcagcctcACGCTCCTCATCCACATACTCAGCGTCATTCAGTTCCACAGCCTCATCCCGATATCCTGGAAAAACCTGAGCACGACAGTGGCGGTCTTGGGGGCCTTGATGAACGTCAGCGCCTCCGTGCTCTTCTGCTGGATTATCATGGATCATCAACGCCTGTCGCTGCACTCTGTGGCGGCGGCCGTGGCCTCCTGCCTCAACGTCATGGCGTACGCCTCAGAGTCGTACGTCCTCTGCTTCCAGGCCGGCGTGCAGCGAGGCTACATGGGCAGCGTGTCTGGACTCCTCAAACTCCTCCAACTGTGGGGCAGCTGTCAGATGATACCCCTGGTTGTGGAGGTGGTGTGTGACCTTCCGAACGTGGCGCACATCTGGCAGCGATGGGTCTGCGGCGTGTCAAGCGGCATCTGCATCCTCATGTCGCTCACCACACTTGTTGTGCTACTGGGCGACTTTGCCGCGCGATGTCCTCTACCGTTCGACAAGTTCCTGTCGGGGTTCAGCTTGGTCGGGGTGCTGCTGTACATGGTCACCACGGTGATCAGCTTCACCAAAATAGCGCACCTGAAGGAACTGGGTCAAATGAAGAGCACGAGCTCAGAACTGGTCATCATGGAAACGATGGTTTCCAGTATCACGTTGCTGGCTTATACAATAGACCTGGCCTTCTCAATTAAACTGCTATGTGATCGGAGTCACTGA